In Lycium ferocissimum isolate CSIRO_LF1 unplaced genomic scaffold, AGI_CSIRO_Lferr_CH_V1 ctg17622, whole genome shotgun sequence, the following proteins share a genomic window:
- the LOC132042747 gene encoding berberine bridge enzyme-like 22, whose product MRRLQFLPFLLVSFLFLIETNAQQEFLDCIYSHSSDINIKKHIHFPKSPTYSSLIEYGQKNPRWLNSSSAQPIFIIAPKNESEIQPIILCSQKFGLQIRVKSGGHDYEGLSFRSVTETQFVIIDLFKLDEINIDENNQTAWIQTGVTMGQLYYEIAKKSENLAFPGGLYPTIGSGGLISGGGIGTLMRKFGLSADNVLDARVMDVNGKILDRESMGEDMFWAIRGGGGSSFCVILSWKIKLVRIPSKLTTFTVRRKLQGETINLLQRWQNVSHRLPQDLFMRVLIQNMGIGNDKIVQVSFQGLFLGRVGELIPLLNQTFPEFDLVQKDCFQDLVVNCTELPCIKKECFEVPWINATLYFASKRTNDSIEFLVNRTVPETKNYQKATSDFVKSPLPKEVWRMIRTMFRDEERPMIILDPLGGRMDEISEFEIPFPHRKGNLFNIQYMVNWGDNSESISSKKINWLRELYEKMGQFLSNSSRSAYLNYRDLDFGTNDGEYSYSNSRVWGEKYFDGNFERLAKVKSKVDPGNFFRFEQSIPPLSVST is encoded by the coding sequence ATGAGAAGActtcaatttcttccatttttgttAGTTTCATTCTTGTTCTTGATAGAAACTAATGCTCAACAAGAGTTTCTTGATTGCATTTATAGCCACTCTTCAGACATaaacatcaagaaacatatacACTTTCCAAAATCACCAACATATTCATCTCTCATTGAATATGGCCAGAAAAATCCAAGGTGGCTAAATTCTTCATCTGCACAACCAATTTTCATCATAGCCCCTAAAAACGAATCCGAAATCCAACCTATTATTCTTTGTAGCCAGAAATTTGGCTTACAAATTAGAGTGAAAAGTGGTGGCCATGACTATGAAGGTCTCTCTTTTCGCTCTGTAACGGAAACTCAATTCGTCATCATTGATTTATTCAAACTTGATGAAATCAACATAGACGAAAACAATCAAACGGCCTGGATTCAAACAGGGGTGACAATGGGGCAACTTTATTATGAAATTGCCAAGAAAAGCGAAAATCTTGCATTTCCAGGAGGATTGTATCCTACTATTGGCAGTGGTGGGCTAATTAGTGGGGGCGGAATCGGAACTTTGATGAGGAAATTTGGGCTATCAGCAGATAATGTCCTCGATGCTCGTGTAATGGACGTAAATGGAAAAATTCTGGACAGAGAGTCGATGGGAGAAGACATGTTTTGGGCTATACGAGGAGGAGGTGGATCAAGTTTTTGTGTCATTCTATCTTGGAAAATTAAATTGGTACGCATCCCATCAAAACTTACTACTTTCACAGTGCGTCGAAAGTTACAAGGGGAAACTATAAATTTACTCCAGAGATGGCAAAATGTGTCACATAGATTGCCTCAAGATTTGTTCATGAGAGTCTTGATTCAAAATATGGGAATTGGAAATGACAAAATAGTCCAAGTTTCATTTCAAGGGTTGTTTCTTGGGAGAGTGGGTGAGTTAATCCCATTGTTGAATCAAACTTTCCCCGAATTCGACTTAGTCCAAAAAGATTGTTTTCAAGATCTAGTGGTGAACTGCACTGAATTACCTTGCATAAAGAAAGAATGCTTTGAAGTACCCTGGATAAACGCAACGTTGTATTTTGCATCTAAGAGAACAAACGATTCGATTGAATTTTTAGTGAACAGGACCGTGCCAGAAACAAAGAATTACCAAAAGGCGACGTCTGATTTTGTGAAGAGTCCATTGCCAAaagaggtgtggagaatgatAAGAACAATGTTTCGCGATGAAGAAAGGCCTATGATAATTTTGGATCCATTGGGTGGAAGAATGGATGAAATTTCAGAATTTGAAATTCCATTTCCTCATAGAAAGGGAAATTTGTTCAATATTCAGTATATGGTGAATTGGGGTGATAATAGTGAAAGTATATCAAGCAAGAAGATTAATTGGTTAAGGGAGCTTTATGAGAAAATGGGACAATTTTTGTCAAATTCTTCTAGAAGTGCTTATCTCAATTATAGGGATCTTGATTTTGGCACTAATGATGGAGAATATAGCTATTCAAATTCTAGAGTTTGgggtgaaaaatattttgatggCAACTTTGAGAGGTTAGCAAAGGTGAAAAGCAAAGTGGATCCTGGCAATTTTTTCAGGTTTGAACAGAGTATTCCACCTCTTAGTGTGTCAACATGA
- the LOC132042746 gene encoding uncharacterized protein LOC132042746: MADETIHSIMVQHNGRWDASGRYVNFEVEGILYDSKSKFSGLVTVIAAQLGIDTTIQGLEIKYIVSDRCPPMTIHNDMGVHVYLDQKKENKNFFSKYPLCITLRDVALDLIEIQDDGGSGSNSIQSVPSHNGKTDQLNAMVPSVDFEAVECERNGIISDNRYEFVAEKQIYKDKETIVAVMKNYAFSKQFQFRVRRSSSKRYEN, from the exons ATGGCAGATGAGACAATTCATTCAATAATGGTACAACACAATGGAAGATGGGACGCATCAG GTAGATACgtaaattttgaagttgaaggaaTATTATACGATTCCAAATCAAAGTTTAGTGGTTTGGTCACAGTGATTGCTGCTCAACTAGGAATAGATACAACAATtcaaggattggagattaaatACATTGTTAGTGACAGATGCCCGCCAATGACCATACACAACGATATGGGTGTCCATGTATATTTAgaccaaaaaaaggaaaacaaaaacttCTTCAGTAAGTATCCTTTATGTATTACATTGAGGGATGTAGCTTTGGATTTAATTGAAATCCAAGACGATGGAGGCAGCGGTTCGAATTCTATACAATCCGTACCTTCACACAATGGAAAAACTGATCAGTTGAATGCCATGGTTCCCAGTGTTGATTTTGAGGCTGTGGAATGTGAACGAAATGGAATTATAAGCGACAATCGATATGAATTTGTTGCTGAAAAACAGATTTATAAGGACAAGGAAACAATTGTTGCGGTTATGAAGAACTACGCCTTTTCGAAACAATTCCAATTTCGGGTTAGAAGATCTAGTTCTAAAAGGTATGAAAATTAA
- the LOC132042748 gene encoding uncharacterized protein LOC132042748 translates to MDKYEDPKRVYTPKDIASDMRKQHGLTMTYMQAYRAKEKALNMLRGDPTESYNKLPSYFYILEKTYPGSVVSLEKTAEDRFLYAFVALEPCIRGWEYCRPIVVVDGTHLKSTYEGTMLIASTLDPGGSILPLAYAIVDSENDASWTWFFERFRIAFGERENMGNQEQVRKLYFALAKAYTLQEFSELMGRLDTIDKKLGVYLFDSGYHKWSRVHATVKRTWTLTSNIL, encoded by the exons ATGGATAAGTATGAAGATCCAAAAAGAGTATACACACCAAAGGATATAGCATCAGATATGAGGAAACAACATGGTTTAACAATGACTTACATGCAAGCTTATAGAGCCAAGGAAAAGGCATTAAACATGTTGCGAGGGGATCCAACTGAATCATACAATAAGTTACCCAGCTACTTTTACATCCTGGAAAAGACATATCCGGGGTCAGTTGTTAGTTTGGAAAAAACAGCGGAAGACCGTTTCTTGTATGCATTTGTAGCATTGGAACCTTGTATTAGAGGATGGGAGTATTGTAGGCCTATAGTAGTTGTTGACGGCACCCATCTAAAATCAACTTACGAAGGAACTATGCTAATAGCAAGCACACTAGATCCAGGAG GTAGTATACTGCCACTAGCATATGCAATAGTTGATTCGGAGAATGATGCATCTTGGACATGGTTCTTTGAGAGATTTAGGATAGCTTTTGGTGAAAGGGAGAATAT gggaaatcaagaacaagtcAGGAAACTATACTTTGCATTAGCTAAAGCATACACTCTTCAAGAATTTAGTGAACTCATGGGAAGGCTGGACACAATAGATAAGAAGTTGGGTGTATACTTATTTGATAGTGGGTATCATAAATGGTCTCGGGTACATGCAACAGTGAAGAGGACATGGACGTTGACTTCAAACATTCTTTGA
- the LOC132042744 gene encoding uncharacterized protein LOC132042744 codes for MDYMRQLIETWNEKHSEEGRNTFTDLTNEYNEAYEDNKELSHRMTVRASTEFLHTVTDGMKRFSVCLRSKICSCGRFQLDEIPCGHALAAIMYRHQHGEDYCSAYYSNKNFKDTYAIPVEPLPCESTWEIPFDVLEQIVLPPDSKRPPGRPSLKRMKPFYEVKFKREKMTCSKCGIEGHNKKTCSNLPK; via the exons ATGGATTACATGAGACAATTGATTGAAACTTGGAATGAAAAACACAGTGAAGAAGGGAGAAATACATTCACTGATCTTACTAATGAGTACAATGAAGCTTATGAGGATAACAAGGAATTATCACACCGCATGACT GTAAGGGCTTCCACTGAATTCCTACATACAGTGACAGATGGTATGAAGAGATTTAGTGTGTGTCTTCGAAGTAAGATTTGTAGTTGTGGAAGGTTTCAACTTGATGAGATACCATGTGGACATGCTTTGGCTGCTATAATGTACAGGCACCAACATGGAGAGGACTACTGCTCTGCCTACTACAGCaataaaaatttcaaagatACATATGCCATACCAGTGGAACCTCTTCCATGCGAGAGTACATGGGAGATACCATTTGATGTGTTGGAACAAATTGTTTTACCACCAGATTCTAAAAGACCTCCAGGGAGGCCATCGTTGAAGAGAATGAAAccattttatgaggtgaaatTTAAGAGGGAAAAGATGACATGTAGCAAGTGTGGCATAGAGGGGCACAACAAGAAGACATGTAGCAATTTGCCCAAATGA